One Cumulibacter manganitolerans DNA window includes the following coding sequences:
- a CDS encoding coiled-coil domain-containing protein: MNADNDDLIPLGAPAMDIPIVMRGYERNHVNEMIRSLQDDLRTLVAERDQAVATAREERQKAEKRAADLAELKDQLRDNQAPTFETMGGRIASMLRLAEEEAAEIRRAAEAEAEQLRATAAEDKATSDQEIAGARAEADQYVADRHAEADDHLARARADAAAHLAEHRKQAEEHLSSAQSQAAALLAESEARRLEAEEDFKLTLEARRRAAQQEEAERDRASRAEADGRIKASHEEAATRLQASRDEADTMLKAAYADASATIAEANERARTMVERAEDEVNRLKHVRSALAQQITQVGQIVAKVPAYLAKAPEQLAADRDVDAPRAAEPRHPDLFADGREDVAPGTDGTSHGSAPEQEAPAADAVTTADAPDVDEADDVTVDAARDEDADDAATSQPAEQPAGGSSAEDPAEEDAPSAAPAPDEDGAGEEKPGAGHPRILLARRRGSSPAATDRERTIEVSAIRQRRGR, from the coding sequence ATGAACGCTGACAACGACGACCTCATCCCCCTGGGCGCGCCCGCCATGGACATCCCGATCGTGATGCGTGGATATGAGCGCAACCACGTCAACGAGATGATCCGCAGCCTGCAGGACGACCTGCGCACCCTCGTCGCCGAACGTGACCAGGCGGTGGCCACGGCGCGCGAGGAACGCCAGAAGGCCGAAAAGCGGGCCGCCGACCTAGCCGAGCTGAAGGACCAGCTGCGCGACAACCAGGCACCCACCTTCGAGACGATGGGCGGCCGCATCGCGTCCATGCTGCGGCTCGCCGAGGAGGAGGCCGCCGAGATCCGTCGGGCGGCCGAGGCCGAGGCCGAGCAGCTGCGCGCCACGGCCGCGGAGGACAAGGCGACGTCCGACCAGGAGATCGCCGGTGCCCGCGCCGAGGCGGACCAGTACGTCGCCGACCGGCACGCCGAGGCCGACGACCACCTCGCGCGCGCCCGGGCCGACGCGGCCGCGCACCTGGCCGAGCACCGCAAGCAGGCAGAGGAGCACCTCAGCAGCGCCCAGTCCCAGGCGGCCGCGCTGCTGGCGGAGTCCGAGGCGCGCCGCCTGGAGGCCGAGGAGGACTTCAAGCTCACCCTCGAGGCCCGCCGGCGCGCCGCGCAGCAGGAGGAGGCAGAGCGCGACCGTGCCTCCCGCGCCGAGGCGGACGGCCGCATCAAGGCCTCGCACGAGGAGGCCGCGACGCGGCTGCAGGCCTCGCGCGACGAGGCCGACACGATGCTCAAGGCGGCCTACGCCGACGCCTCCGCGACCATCGCGGAGGCCAACGAGCGTGCCCGCACGATGGTCGAGCGCGCCGAGGACGAGGTCAACCGTCTCAAGCACGTCCGCTCGGCGCTGGCCCAGCAGATCACCCAGGTGGGCCAGATCGTCGCCAAGGTGCCCGCCTACCTCGCGAAGGCGCCCGAGCAGCTCGCGGCCGATCGCGACGTCGACGCGCCGCGCGCCGCCGAGCCCCGGCACCCCGATCTGTTCGCCGACGGGCGCGAGGACGTCGCCCCCGGCACCGATGGGACCTCGCACGGCAGCGCGCCCGAGCAGGAGGCTCCCGCTGCGGACGCGGTGACGACGGCGGACGCGCCGGACGTCGACGAGGCGGACGACGTCACGGTCGACGCTGCGCGCGACGAGGATGCGGACGACGCCGCGACCTCGCAGCCCGCGGAGCAGCCCGCCGGCGGTTCCTCCGCCGAGGACCCGGCCGAGGAGGATGCCCCCTCCGCCGCGCCGGCACCGGACGAGGACGGCGCCGGCGAGGAGAAGCCCGGCGCGGGGCACCCGCGGATCCTGCTGGCGCGCCGCCGCGGCAGCTCGCCGGCGGCCACCGACCGCGAGCGCACGATCGAGGTCAGCGCGATCCGTCAGCGTCGCGGTCGCTAG
- the ccrA gene encoding crotonyl-CoA carboxylase/reductase, with product MSMNQILDAIMSGQNEDIAKIDVPKKYEAIVVREEDQNMFQGLASWDKDPRKSLHLQEVDTPELGPGEAQIAVMASSVNYNTVWTSIFEPVSTFGFLKRYGRTSELAKRHDLPYHIVGSDVSGVVLRVGPGVTKWKAGDEVVAHCLSVELEDPQGHDDTMMDPQQRIWGFETNFGGLAQIALVKSNQLMPKPKHLTWEEAACPGLVNSTAYRQLVSKNGAGMKQGDTVLIWGASGGLGSYATQMVLNGGGIPVCVVSSPDKADICRSMGAELVIDRKAEGYKFWKDEHTQDPAEWKRFGSKIRELTGGEDIDIVFEHPGRETFGASVYVTKRGGTITTCASTSGYMHEYDNRYLWMNLKRIVSSHFANYREAWEANRLIEKGLIHPTLSKVYPLAQTGDAALDVHKNTHQGKVGVLCLAPEEGLGVRDQEMRGRLEDKINRFRNL from the coding sequence ATGTCCATGAACCAGATCCTCGACGCGATCATGAGCGGGCAGAACGAGGACATCGCCAAGATCGACGTGCCGAAGAAGTACGAGGCGATCGTGGTCCGCGAGGAGGACCAGAACATGTTCCAGGGCCTGGCCTCCTGGGACAAGGACCCGCGCAAGAGCCTGCACCTGCAGGAGGTCGACACCCCCGAGCTCGGCCCCGGCGAGGCGCAGATCGCCGTCATGGCCTCCTCGGTCAACTACAACACGGTGTGGACGTCGATCTTCGAGCCGGTGTCGACGTTCGGCTTCCTGAAGCGCTACGGCCGCACGAGCGAGCTGGCCAAGCGCCACGACCTGCCCTACCACATCGTCGGCTCGGACGTCTCCGGCGTCGTGCTGCGGGTGGGTCCCGGCGTCACGAAGTGGAAGGCCGGCGACGAGGTGGTGGCGCACTGCCTGTCGGTCGAGCTCGAGGACCCACAGGGCCACGACGACACGATGATGGATCCGCAGCAGCGCATCTGGGGCTTCGAGACCAACTTCGGCGGCCTGGCCCAGATCGCGCTGGTCAAGAGCAACCAGCTGATGCCCAAGCCCAAGCACCTGACCTGGGAGGAGGCGGCGTGCCCCGGCCTGGTGAACTCCACCGCGTACCGCCAGCTGGTCTCCAAGAACGGTGCCGGCATGAAGCAGGGTGACACCGTCCTCATCTGGGGCGCCTCCGGCGGCCTCGGCTCGTACGCGACGCAGATGGTGCTCAACGGCGGCGGGATCCCGGTCTGCGTCGTGTCCTCCCCCGACAAGGCCGACATCTGCCGCTCGATGGGCGCCGAGCTGGTCATCGACCGCAAGGCCGAGGGCTACAAGTTCTGGAAGGACGAGCACACCCAGGATCCCGCCGAGTGGAAGCGGTTCGGATCGAAGATCCGCGAGCTCACCGGCGGCGAGGACATCGACATCGTCTTCGAGCACCCCGGACGCGAGACGTTCGGCGCCTCGGTCTACGTGACCAAGCGCGGCGGCACGATCACCACCTGCGCCTCGACGTCGGGGTACATGCACGAGTACGACAACCGGTACCTGTGGATGAACCTCAAGCGCATCGTCTCCTCGCACTTCGCCAACTACCGCGAGGCGTGGGAGGCCAACCGGCTCATCGAGAAGGGTCTGATCCACCCGACGCTGTCCAAGGTCTACCCGCTGGCGCAGACCGGTGACGCGGCGCTGGACGTGCACAAGAACACCCACCAGGGCAAGGTCGGCGTCCTGTGCCTGGCGCCCGAGGAGGGCCTCGGCGTGCGGGACCAGGAGATGCGCGGTCGGCTCGAGGACAAGATCAACCGGTTCCGCAACCTCTGA
- the mce gene encoding methylmalonyl-CoA epimerase, translating to MFTEINHVGIAVTDLDQAIEFYRSVYGMALVHEETNEEQGVREAMMAVGDSGSCIQLLAPLDESSTIAKFLDKNGPGMQQMAYTVEDIDQVSATLRERGVRLLYPEAKRGTANSRINFIHPKDAGGVLVELVEPAADAAH from the coding sequence GTGTTCACCGAGATCAACCATGTCGGAATCGCTGTCACCGATCTCGACCAGGCCATCGAGTTCTACCGGAGCGTGTACGGGATGGCCCTGGTGCACGAGGAGACCAACGAGGAGCAGGGCGTCCGCGAGGCCATGATGGCCGTCGGTGACTCCGGCTCGTGCATCCAGCTCCTCGCCCCGCTCGACGAGTCGAGCACGATCGCCAAGTTCCTGGACAAGAACGGGCCTGGCATGCAGCAGATGGCTTACACGGTCGAAGACATCGACCAGGTCAGCGCGACCCTCCGCGAGCGCGGCGTACGGCTTCTCTACCCCGAGGCCAAGCGCGGCACCGCGAACTCTCGCATCAACTTCATCCACCCGAAGGACGCCGGCGGCGTGCTGGTCGAGCTGGTCGAGCCGGCCGCCGACGCGGCGCACTAG
- a CDS encoding acetyl-CoA C-acetyltransferase, with protein sequence MTASAGRTSVIVSGARTPMGRLLGSLKDFSGAQLGGLAIKAALERGGIAGDQVEYVIMGQVLQAGAGQIPSRQASVAAGIPMSVPSLTINKVCLSGLDAIALADQLIRAGEFDIVVAGGMESMTNAPHLIPNGRTGTKYGAFEVLDAMAYDGLTDAFDKVSMGESTEHHNGKLGISRQEQDEFAARSHQRAAAAAAEGRFKEEIAPVEIPQRKGDPVVFETDEGVRAETTVESLGKLKPAFAKDGTITAGTASQISDGACAVVVMSKEKATELGLEILAEIGAHGNVAGPDNSLQSQPSNAINHALQKAGRSLDEVDLVEINEAFAAVGIQSMRDLGIDADKVNVDGGAIALGHPIGMSGARLVLHLIYALRGRGGGTGVAALCGGGGQGDALIIDVPAPA encoded by the coding sequence ATGACTGCATCCGCTGGCCGAACCTCTGTCATCGTCTCGGGCGCGCGCACGCCGATGGGCCGGTTGCTCGGTTCGCTCAAGGACTTCTCCGGCGCCCAGCTCGGCGGCCTGGCCATCAAGGCCGCCCTCGAGCGCGGCGGCATCGCCGGTGACCAGGTCGAATACGTCATCATGGGCCAGGTGCTGCAGGCCGGCGCGGGACAGATCCCGTCGCGGCAGGCGTCGGTCGCGGCCGGCATCCCGATGAGCGTGCCGTCGCTGACCATCAACAAGGTGTGCCTGTCCGGCCTCGACGCGATCGCGTTGGCCGACCAGCTCATCCGGGCCGGCGAGTTCGACATCGTCGTCGCCGGCGGGATGGAGTCGATGACCAACGCCCCGCACCTGATCCCGAACGGTCGCACCGGCACGAAGTACGGCGCGTTCGAGGTACTCGACGCGATGGCCTACGACGGGCTGACCGACGCCTTCGACAAGGTGTCGATGGGCGAGTCGACCGAGCACCACAACGGCAAGCTGGGCATCTCGCGCCAGGAGCAGGACGAGTTCGCCGCCCGCTCGCACCAGCGGGCCGCGGCTGCCGCCGCCGAGGGGCGGTTCAAGGAGGAGATCGCGCCGGTCGAGATCCCGCAGCGCAAGGGCGACCCGGTCGTGTTCGAGACCGACGAGGGCGTCCGCGCGGAGACCACCGTCGAGTCGCTGGGCAAGCTGAAGCCGGCGTTCGCCAAGGACGGCACCATCACCGCGGGCACCGCCTCGCAGATCTCCGACGGGGCCTGCGCGGTCGTCGTGATGAGCAAGGAGAAGGCCACCGAGCTCGGGCTGGAGATCCTCGCGGAGATCGGCGCCCACGGCAACGTCGCCGGGCCGGACAACTCGCTGCAGTCGCAGCCCTCGAACGCGATCAACCACGCGCTGCAGAAGGCGGGTCGCTCGCTCGACGAGGTCGACCTGGTGGAGATCAACGAGGCCTTCGCCGCGGTCGGGATCCAGTCGATGCGCGACCTGGGCATCGACGCCGACAAGGTCAACGTCGACGGCGGCGCCATCGCCCTCGGCCACCCGATCGGCATGTCGGGCGCTCGCCTGGTGCTGCACCTGATCTACGCCCTGCGTGGACGCGGTGGCGGCACCGGCGTGGCCGCCCTCTGCGGCGGCGGTGGCCAGGGCGACGCCCTGATCATCGACGTCCCCGCACCCGCCTGA
- the meaB gene encoding methylmalonyl Co-A mutase-associated GTPase MeaB yields the protein MTSGGLRRDAGVAELVERARDGQARAVARLISLVEDASPRLREVAAALAPHTGHATIIGLTGSPGVGKSTSTSALVRAYRAQGKRVGVLAVDPSSPFSGGALLGDRIRMQDHATDPGVFIRSMSTRGHLGGLSWATPQALRVLDGTGFDVILIETVGVGQAEVEIASTADTTLVLLAPGMGDGIQAAKAGILEIADVFVVNKADRDGADNVVRDLRNMLGLGGRHSDAGAWRPAIVKTVAEKEQGVEDVIAAIDAHREWMGAKGVLHERRLARASAEIVALSIATLRERMGDVEGHASVRALSEKVVAGTTDPYLAADALVAELGADLGS from the coding sequence ATGACGTCGGGCGGCCTGCGCCGCGACGCCGGTGTGGCGGAGCTCGTCGAACGAGCCCGCGACGGACAGGCGCGGGCGGTGGCCCGGCTGATCTCGCTGGTCGAGGACGCCTCGCCGCGGCTGCGCGAGGTGGCCGCGGCGCTCGCCCCGCACACCGGCCACGCCACGATCATCGGTCTCACCGGCTCGCCGGGCGTGGGGAAGTCCACCTCGACGTCCGCCCTCGTGCGCGCCTACCGCGCGCAGGGCAAGCGGGTCGGCGTCCTGGCGGTCGACCCGAGCTCGCCGTTCTCCGGCGGCGCGCTGCTCGGCGACCGGATCCGGATGCAGGACCACGCCACCGATCCAGGCGTGTTCATCCGGTCGATGTCGACCCGCGGCCACCTCGGCGGCCTTTCGTGGGCGACGCCGCAGGCGCTGCGCGTGCTGGACGGCACCGGGTTCGACGTCATCCTGATCGAGACCGTCGGGGTCGGGCAGGCCGAGGTCGAGATCGCCTCCACCGCCGACACCACCCTGGTGCTGCTGGCTCCCGGGATGGGTGACGGGATCCAGGCCGCCAAGGCCGGCATCCTGGAGATCGCCGACGTCTTCGTCGTCAACAAGGCCGACCGGGACGGCGCCGACAACGTGGTGCGCGACCTGCGGAACATGCTCGGGCTGGGCGGACGGCACTCCGACGCGGGCGCGTGGCGCCCGGCCATCGTCAAGACGGTGGCCGAGAAGGAGCAGGGCGTCGAGGACGTGATCGCCGCGATCGACGCGCACCGCGAGTGGATGGGCGCCAAGGGCGTCCTGCACGAGCGCCGGCTGGCCCGGGCGTCCGCCGAGATCGTCGCGCTGTCGATCGCGACGCTGCGCGAGCGCATGGGCGACGTCGAGGGCCACGCCTCGGTGCGCGCGCTGTCGGAGAAGGTCGTCGCCGGGACGACCGACCCCTACCTCGCCGCGGACGCGCTCGTCGCCGAGCTGGGCGCCGACCTCGGCTCCTGA
- a CDS encoding PfkB family carbohydrate kinase, whose translation MPRVIHTGQALVDYVLDVPELPVRGGNVYASAGRRSAGGAVNILVAAARNGAHAVHAGAHGTGENGDLIRATLARDGVELCSPPVPNVDSGICICLLEHDERTFVTTRGAERRISECSLQRAEPVAGDVVCVDGYTLVAGATVEPMLAWLEGLPDGVEVVLDPAADFANQPEEVRRRAVAVTTVWTSNLDEAADICAAAGVAVPASLDMAAAAGLVAGLLAPGAVSIVRDGPNGCAVRVDGVTTAVAGFPQRPVDTNGAGDAHTGVLVAARLAGAGWGDAARRANAAAAIKVTRMGPATAPGTEEIDAWLATGSGSPAGR comes from the coding sequence ATGCCGCGCGTCATCCACACCGGGCAGGCGCTCGTCGACTACGTCCTGGACGTGCCCGAGCTCCCGGTCCGCGGCGGCAACGTGTACGCCTCCGCCGGGCGTCGCTCGGCCGGGGGAGCGGTGAACATCCTGGTCGCTGCCGCCCGCAACGGCGCGCACGCCGTCCATGCCGGCGCGCACGGCACGGGGGAGAACGGCGACCTGATCCGCGCGACGCTCGCGCGGGACGGCGTCGAGCTGTGCAGCCCGCCGGTGCCGAACGTCGACTCGGGCATCTGCATCTGCCTGCTCGAGCACGATGAGCGCACCTTCGTCACGACCCGCGGCGCCGAGCGGCGCATCAGCGAGTGCAGCCTGCAGCGCGCGGAGCCGGTCGCCGGGGACGTGGTCTGCGTCGACGGCTACACGCTCGTCGCCGGAGCGACCGTCGAGCCGATGCTGGCCTGGTTGGAGGGCCTTCCCGACGGCGTGGAGGTGGTGCTCGACCCGGCGGCCGACTTCGCCAACCAGCCGGAGGAGGTCCGCCGGCGCGCGGTGGCCGTGACCACTGTCTGGACCTCGAACCTCGACGAGGCGGCCGACATCTGCGCCGCGGCCGGGGTGGCGGTCCCGGCGTCCCTCGACATGGCGGCCGCCGCCGGCCTCGTGGCCGGCCTCCTGGCGCCGGGCGCGGTGAGCATCGTGCGCGACGGGCCCAACGGCTGCGCGGTGCGCGTCGACGGTGTCACCACTGCCGTGGCCGGCTTCCCGCAGCGACCGGTGGACACGAACGGCGCGGGAGATGCGCACACCGGCGTGCTCGTCGCGGCCCGCCTCGCGGGCGCGGGCTGGGGCGACGCCGCGCGCCGGGCGAACGCCGCGGCCGCGATCAAGGTGACGCGGATGGGGCCCGCGACCGCGCCGGGGACGGAAGAGATCGACGCCTGGCTCGCTACCGGCTCCGGGAGCCCAGCCGGGCGGTGA
- a CDS encoding GntR family transcriptional regulator, with protein MSTASLHVEAGDPTPPFEQLRRQLSSLIVTGALEAGRRLPPVRQLAADLRLSPGTVARTYRELEQAGLVQTRRGAGTRVRPGLVLGVSDRRRAELDRIIAAVVAQARALGATDAEIGAAVTARLGSRSR; from the coding sequence ATGAGCACCGCGTCGCTGCACGTCGAGGCCGGTGACCCCACGCCCCCCTTCGAGCAGCTGCGCCGCCAGCTGAGCTCGCTCATCGTGACCGGCGCCCTGGAGGCCGGGCGGCGGCTGCCGCCGGTCCGGCAGCTCGCGGCCGACCTGCGGCTGTCCCCCGGCACGGTGGCCCGGACGTATCGAGAGCTGGAGCAGGCGGGGCTCGTGCAGACCCGGCGCGGCGCCGGGACGCGGGTGCGGCCGGGTCTGGTCCTCGGGGTGAGCGACCGACGCCGGGCCGAGCTCGACCGAATCATCGCGGCGGTCGTCGCCCAGGCGCGCGCACTCGGTGCCACGGATGCCGAGATCGGCGCCGCCGTCACCGCCCGGCTGGGCTCCCGGAGCCGGTAG
- a CDS encoding MarR family winged helix-turn-helix transcriptional regulator produces MTSLPFDPIERAAENWQDAWGDARRMRLATSIMRVQQLLINAYDEALRPHGLTFARFEALVLLRFSRSGALPMKVIGDRLQVHPTSVTNTVERLAAAGLVERRKNPRDGRGVLAELTDEGRAVVEEAASDLMRLDFALSALPDDEVDAVAASLSRLRKAAGDFE; encoded by the coding sequence GTGACCTCGTTGCCCTTCGACCCCATCGAGCGCGCGGCCGAGAACTGGCAGGACGCGTGGGGCGACGCTCGCCGGATGCGGCTGGCCACCTCGATCATGCGCGTCCAGCAGCTGCTCATCAACGCGTACGACGAGGCGTTGCGCCCGCACGGGCTGACCTTCGCGCGCTTCGAGGCGCTGGTGCTGCTGCGTTTCTCGCGCAGCGGGGCGCTGCCGATGAAGGTGATCGGAGACCGGCTGCAGGTGCACCCGACGTCCGTCACCAACACCGTCGAGCGGCTGGCCGCGGCGGGCCTGGTCGAGCGGCGCAAGAACCCGCGGGACGGCCGCGGCGTCCTCGCCGAGCTCACCGACGAGGGCCGCGCCGTGGTCGAGGAGGCCGCGTCGGACCTCATGCGGCTGGACTTCGCGCTCTCCGCGCTGCCCGACGACGAGGTGGACGCCGTGGCGGCGTCGCTGTCGCGGCTACGCAAGGCGGCCGGTGACTTCGAGTGA
- a CDS encoding acyl-CoA mutase large subunit family protein: protein MADEKTSARARWQAAYDDAVAKGRVVDRDYTTLSGVEVEPAYGPADESSVPAFENIGYPGQFPYTRGLHATGYRGRPWTIRQFAGFGNAQQTNERYKMILGAGGGGLSVAFDMPTLMGRDSDDPLALGEVGHCGVAIDSAADMDILFDGIALQDVTTSMTISGPAVPIFCMYIVAAERQGADIHKLNGTLQTDIYKEYIAQKEWLFAPEPHLRLIGDLMEYTSKDIPAYKPLSVSGYHIREAGSTAAQELAYTLADGFAYVELGRSRGLDVDVFAPGLSFFFDAHVDFFEEIAKFRAARRIWARWLRDTYGAKTEKAQQLRFHTQTAGVSLTAQQPDNNIVRTAVEAMAAVLGGTNSLHTNALDEVLALPSERAAAIALRTQQVIMEETGVLNVADPLGGSWYVEALTDKIEAEAEKIFAEIIRIGGGEEANHEIGPVTSGLLRGIEEGYFMSEIADAAFIYQASLEKGDKKVVGVNTLTQTDEEELEILRISHEVELEQRRVLAERKEGRDEGRVRAALDEMLAAARGSQNMIPSMLEACRAEATLGEICDALRDEWGVYREPARF, encoded by the coding sequence ATGGCCGATGAGAAGACTTCCGCCCGCGCCCGCTGGCAGGCCGCGTACGACGACGCCGTGGCGAAGGGCCGCGTCGTGGACCGCGACTACACCACGCTCTCCGGCGTCGAGGTGGAACCGGCGTACGGCCCCGCGGACGAGTCGAGCGTGCCCGCCTTCGAGAACATCGGGTACCCGGGGCAGTTCCCGTACACCCGCGGGCTGCACGCCACCGGCTACCGCGGACGCCCGTGGACGATCCGCCAGTTCGCCGGGTTCGGCAACGCCCAGCAGACCAACGAGCGCTACAAGATGATCCTCGGCGCGGGTGGCGGCGGCCTGTCGGTGGCCTTCGACATGCCGACGCTGATGGGCCGCGACTCCGACGACCCGCTCGCCCTCGGCGAGGTGGGGCACTGTGGCGTCGCGATCGACTCGGCGGCCGACATGGACATCCTGTTCGACGGCATCGCGCTGCAGGACGTCACGACGTCCATGACGATCTCCGGACCGGCCGTGCCGATCTTCTGCATGTACATCGTGGCGGCCGAGCGCCAGGGCGCCGACATCCACAAGCTCAACGGCACGTTGCAGACCGACATCTACAAGGAGTACATCGCGCAGAAGGAGTGGCTGTTCGCCCCCGAGCCGCACCTGCGCCTGATCGGCGACCTCATGGAGTACACCTCCAAGGACATCCCGGCGTACAAGCCGCTGTCGGTCTCGGGCTACCACATCCGCGAGGCGGGCTCGACCGCCGCACAGGAGCTCGCGTACACCCTCGCCGACGGCTTCGCCTACGTCGAGCTCGGCCGCTCGCGCGGCCTCGACGTCGACGTGTTCGCGCCGGGCCTGTCGTTCTTCTTCGACGCGCACGTCGACTTCTTCGAGGAGATCGCCAAGTTCCGCGCCGCCCGCCGCATCTGGGCGCGCTGGCTGCGCGACACCTACGGGGCGAAGACCGAGAAGGCCCAGCAGCTGCGCTTCCACACGCAGACCGCCGGTGTCTCGCTCACCGCGCAGCAGCCGGACAACAACATCGTCCGCACCGCGGTCGAGGCGATGGCGGCAGTGCTCGGCGGCACCAACTCGCTGCACACCAACGCCCTCGACGAGGTGCTGGCGCTCCCGTCGGAGCGCGCGGCCGCGATCGCGCTGCGCACCCAGCAGGTCATCATGGAGGAGACCGGCGTGCTGAACGTCGCCGACCCGCTCGGCGGCTCGTGGTACGTCGAGGCGCTGACCGACAAGATCGAGGCGGAGGCGGAGAAGATCTTCGCCGAGATCATCCGGATCGGCGGAGGCGAGGAGGCCAACCACGAGATCGGGCCGGTCACCTCCGGTCTGCTGCGCGGCATCGAAGAGGGCTACTTCATGTCCGAGATCGCCGACGCCGCGTTCATCTACCAGGCGTCGCTGGAGAAGGGCGACAAGAAGGTCGTGGGCGTCAACACCCTCACCCAGACCGACGAGGAGGAGCTCGAGATCCTGCGGATCAGCCACGAGGTCGAGCTCGAGCAGCGTCGGGTGCTGGCCGAGCGCAAGGAGGGGCGCGACGAGGGACGGGTCCGCGCGGCCCTCGACGAGATGCTCGCGGCCGCGCGTGGCTCGCAGAACATGATCCCCTCGATGCTGGAGGCGTGCCGCGCCGAGGCCACGCTCGGCGAGATCTGCGACGCGCTGCGCGACGAGTGGGGCGTGTACCGGGAGCCGGCACGGTTCTAG
- a CDS encoding maleylpyruvate isomerase family mycothiol-dependent enzyme — MTTVLSHDTYLAALERSAARLTECARRVGPDADVPSCPGWRVGDLLAHLGGVHSWTRGIIAGNGPRTPRDEPSGELTQWYADQAGALVEALRAADPAAPSWSFGSDRSVGFWIRRQPHEVEMHRVDVELAGGNAVAYDVELAADGVSEVLDVMVPRRHADQPAAVGAPIRLVAADTGDWWLLLPSERTGVVDYRHGTGGSAPQEAAVTATASASDLVTGLWRRTPSDRWQIDGDRAVLDALLASGLTP, encoded by the coding sequence ATGACCACCGTGCTGTCCCACGACACCTACCTCGCGGCGCTCGAGCGCTCGGCGGCGCGGCTCACCGAGTGCGCGCGCCGAGTCGGTCCGGACGCCGACGTCCCGTCGTGCCCGGGCTGGCGGGTCGGCGACCTGCTCGCGCACCTCGGCGGCGTGCACTCCTGGACCCGCGGCATCATCGCCGGCAACGGGCCCCGGACGCCGCGCGACGAGCCGTCGGGCGAGCTCACCCAGTGGTACGCCGACCAGGCCGGGGCGCTGGTCGAGGCGCTGCGCGCGGCCGACCCTGCCGCGCCGTCCTGGTCCTTCGGCAGCGACCGATCGGTCGGCTTCTGGATCAGGCGGCAGCCGCACGAGGTCGAGATGCACCGCGTCGACGTCGAGCTCGCCGGCGGCAACGCCGTCGCCTACGACGTCGAGCTCGCGGCGGACGGCGTCAGCGAGGTCCTCGACGTGATGGTCCCGAGGCGGCACGCCGACCAGCCCGCCGCGGTGGGTGCGCCCATCCGCCTGGTCGCCGCCGATACCGGCGACTGGTGGCTGCTGCTGCCGAGCGAGCGCACCGGTGTGGTCGACTACCGGCACGGCACCGGCGGCTCCGCGCCGCAGGAGGCGGCGGTGACCGCCACCGCGTCGGCGTCCGACCTCGTCACCGGCCTGTGGCGGCGCACGCCCTCCGACCGCTGGCAGATCGACGGCGACCGCGCCGTCCTCGACGCCCTGCTCGCCTCGGGTCTCACCCCCTGA